TTAATAGCCCTTTTGCAAAATTATATGATTGTTTACATCCATATATTTCATTTTGATCAGTTTTTAAATATCAGTTAGTTTTATTTGTCTTCGTTCTGATCTTGAGTATTTTGTTGTGATGTGTTTTCGGCTTGATTGTCTTCTTTTCTGCCGACCGTAGCCTGTTTTATGCATTCATTTCCACCAACTGTCGCCAAGGCAAGTAACGTAGCTTGCCCTAATGCAACAGCAAATGTCGTTCCGTCAAAGTTCTTGCCTGTCTGAAGCACAAAATAGATTAAGGTTATCACTATTGAAATACCCCATAATATATATGGAATCAACCAATTTTTTATTTTGGGCGTATTTTTTATTAATACACCAGCACCGTATAAAAACGGTATTAAAGCCAGAAGTTCGGGCTGAATAAAATCTTTCCAATTCATAAAAAAGTCACTCCGTTTGCCCGTTCCGGGCTAATATATTTTATGACGAAGTGACTTAAAAATTGATAATT
This DNA window, taken from Clostridia bacterium, encodes the following:
- a CDS encoding phage holin family protein, which produces MNWKDFIQPELLALIPFLYGAGVLIKNTPKIKNWLIPYILWGISIVITLIYFVLQTGKNFDGTTFAVALGQATLLALATVGGNECIKQATVGRKEDNQAENTSQQNTQDQNEDK